One region of Miscanthus floridulus cultivar M001 chromosome 19, ASM1932011v1, whole genome shotgun sequence genomic DNA includes:
- the LOC136529004 gene encoding xyloglucan O-acetyltransferase 3-like, translating to MMPLPTSPSSSPRLLHRSSSSEWHAVVQRNVRSSLLLLLVLSTIFVFSVLYSSHGFGATTADQALTQRQSTDHGAIDRFVPAQEEADEPTVVPAENNEAPEPSLPSDISLPSANASAAPTVPASSRGRAEQTGDQSSAGAAHAEEKCDMSVGKWVREPRGPVYTNLTCPTLPDIKNCQKYGKDPGHLFWRWQPDGCDLPRFVPERFLDVVRGKTLAFIGDSLARNQMESLLCLLSQAETPTDVYRDAFDKFRTWHFPGHNFTLMAMWTEFYAHGVPVLGADGKPTPSSDIHLDRLNANWTARLPGLDYAVVSGGNWFFRVNYLWEGGRRIGCVNCREPGLTDFGIAYAVRRVVRAALEAIARCRDCKDGLVTFLRTYTPDHFEHGSWFSGGYCNRTRPLEEGEISSQSIGWELRRVQSEEVTRVRETAGSTSFELLDVTKAMMLRADGHPGGHYDKRWVRNASDCLHWCLPGPVDMWNGMLLQRLAHISPQPLLR from the exons ATGATGCCACTTCCTACCTCTCCTTCCTCGAGCCCAAGACTGCTGCACAGAAGCAGCAGCAGCGAGTGGCACGCCGTGGTGCAGAGGAACGTCAGGTcctcgctgctgctgctcctggtGCTCTCCACCATCTTCGTCTTCTCTGTCCTCTACTCGTCGCACGGCTTCGGCGCAACGACGGCTGACCAAGCGCTCACGCAGAGGCAGAGCACGGATCATGGAGCGATCGATCGTTTTGTGCCGGCACAGGAGGAGGCCGATGAACCGACAGTAGTCCCTGCCGAGAACAATGAGGCGCCAGAACCGAGCTTACCTTCAGACATCTCGTTGCCATCAGCAAACGCGTCAGCAGCTCCCACGGTTCCTGCATCGAGCAGAGGCAGAGCAGAACAAACTGGTGATCAGA GTTCGGCAGGAGCGGCGCATGCTGAGGAGAAATGCGACATGTCCGTGGGGAAATGGGTGAGGGAGCCACGGGGTCCGGTCTACACAAACCTGACGTGCCCGACGCTGCCGGACATCAAGAACTGCCAGAAGTACGGCAAGGACCCCGGCCACCTCTTCTGGCGGTGGCAGCCCGACGGCTGTGACCTGCCGCGCTTCGTGCCGGAGCGGTTCCTCGACGTCGTCCGCGGGAAAACGCTGGCCTTTATCGGCGACTCGCTGGCGCGCAACCAGATGGAGTCGCTGCTCTGCCTTCTCTCGCAGGCCGAGACGCCGACGGACGTGTACCGCGACGCGTTCGACAAGTTCCGGACATGGCACTTCCCGGGGCACAACTTCACGCTGATGGCGATGTGGACGGAGTTCTACGCGCACGGCGTGCCCGTGCTCGGCGCCGACGGCAAGCCGACGCCCTCCTCCGACATCCACCTGGACAGGCTCAACGCCAACTGGACGGCTCGCCTGCCGGGGCTGGACTACGCCGTCGTCTCCGGCGGCAACTGGTTCTTCCGCGTCAACTACCTCTGGGAGGGCGGGCGCCGGATCGGCTGCGTCAACTGCCGCGAGCCCGGCCTCACGGACTTCGGCATCGCCTACGCCGTCCGCCGCGTCGTCAGGGCGGCGCTCGAGGCCATCGCCCGGTGCCGGGACTGCAAGGACGGACTCGTCACGTTCCTGCGCACCTACACGCCCGACCACTTCGAGCACGGCTCCTGGTTCAGCGGCGGCTACTGCAACAGGACGCGGCCGCTGGAGGAAGGCGAGATCAGCTCGCAGAGCATCGGGTGGGAGCTGAGGAGGGTGCAGAGCGAGGAGGTGACGAGGGTGAGGGAGACGGCCGGGAGCACCAGCTTTGAGCTGCTGGACGTGACCAAGGCAATGATGCTGCGCGCCGACGGCCACCCCGGCGGGCACTACGACAAGCGGTGGGTCAGGAACGCCAGCGACTGCCTACACTGGTGCCTGCCCGGGCCTGTCGACATGTGGAACGGCATGCTGCTCCAGAGGCTTGCACACATCTCGCCTCAGCCGCTGCTGCGTTGA
- the LOC136529005 gene encoding xyloglucan O-acetyltransferase 2-like isoform X2, which yields MAVVPSLPSFWLKTHHQTTKNSSLPPPQAWLLCDYSDGKWVWDDSVTGPRYDSENCDMKSTEKCVVNGKPDKGYLHWRWQPAGCNLSALNPAEFLRLVRGKHLAFIGDSTARNQAEALVCFLSSVARPETAHRYEERLGRKFWRWVFPAPHRVNVSTYWSPLLVRAEGHSEDYAMTQQAVVLDALTEPWTADVSATDVVVISAGHWFPRPAMYYEDGEVVGVYSRPDVKKTDIGYLGVYRKVIRRTLEYVDAKSSTGGDKLVVVATIAPAHFDSKYGWNHRDACSRTKPYEEGEAEVATADAELRKVVLEEVATAAAKTTRRRGGVRFEVLDVTKMATMRPDGHPGPYLFAHAYDGRPVPETVGNDCLHWCAPGLVDTFNDILAKMIVTGV from the exons ATGGCCGTTGTTCCCTCCCTACCAAGCTTCTGG TTGAAGACACATCATCAAACAACTAAGAACTCTTCTCTACCACCTCCTCAAG CATGGTTGCTATGCGACTACAGCGACGGTAAGTGGGTGTGGGATGACAGCGTCACCGGCCCACGGTACGACAGTGAGAACTGCGACATGAAGAGCACGGAGAAGTGCGTGGTCAACGGCAAGCCGGACAAGGGCTACCTGCACTGGCGCTGGCAACCCGCGGGGTGCAATCTCTCGGCGCTGAACCCGGCGGAGTTCCTCCGGCTGGTGCGGGGCAAACACCTGGCTTTCATCGGCGACTCCACGGCGCGGAACCAGGCGGAGGCCCTCGTGTGCTTCCTCTCCTCCGTGGCGCGGCCAGAGACGGCGCACCGGTACGAGGAGCGGCTGGGGCGCAAGTTCTGGCGCTGGGTCTTCCCGGCGCCGCACCGCGTCAACGTCAGCACGTACTGGTCGCCGTTGCTCGTGCGCGCCGAGGGCCACTCGGAGGACTACGCCATGACGCAGCAAGCGGTGGTCCTGGACGCGCTCACCGAGCCGTGGACGGCGGACGTCAGCGCCACGGACGTCGTGGTGATCTCGGCGGGGCACTGGTTCCCGCGCCCGGCCATGTACTACGAGGACGGGGAGGTCGTCGGGGTGTACTCCCGTCCGGACGTCAAAAAGACCGACATAGGGTACctcggcgtgtaccgcaaggTGATCCGGAGGACGCTCGAGTATGTCGATGCCAAGTCGTCGACCGGCGGCGACAAGCTCGTGGTGGTGGCGACCATCGCGCCGGCTCATTTTGACAGTAAGTACGGCTGGAACCACCGCGACGCGTGCTCGCGCACGAAGCCGTACGAGGAGGGGGAGGCAGAGGTGGCGACCGCGGACGCCGAGCTGAGGAAGGTCGTCCTGGAGGAGGTGGCGACGGCAGCAGCGAAGACGACGCGGCGGCGGGGCGGTGTGCGGTTCGAGGTGCTCGACGTGACGAAGATGGCGACCATGCGTCCCGATGGGCATCCCGGGCCCTACCTCTTCGCACACGCGTACGACGGGCGCCCCGTGCCGGAGACCGTGGGCAACGACTGCCTGCACTGGTGCGCGCCGGGGCTGGTCGACACGTTCAACGACATACTGGCGAAGATGATTGTTACCGGCGTCTGA
- the LOC136529005 gene encoding xyloglucan O-acetyltransferase 1-like isoform X1, translated as MGATTQVLADHGRCSLPTKLLGCFLFALFTLTLVYFIFYSPPASFISYTDTFVQLKTHHQTTKNSSLPPPQAWLLCDYSDGKWVWDDSVTGPRYDSENCDMKSTEKCVVNGKPDKGYLHWRWQPAGCNLSALNPAEFLRLVRGKHLAFIGDSTARNQAEALVCFLSSVARPETAHRYEERLGRKFWRWVFPAPHRVNVSTYWSPLLVRAEGHSEDYAMTQQAVVLDALTEPWTADVSATDVVVISAGHWFPRPAMYYEDGEVVGVYSRPDVKKTDIGYLGVYRKVIRRTLEYVDAKSSTGGDKLVVVATIAPAHFDSKYGWNHRDACSRTKPYEEGEAEVATADAELRKVVLEEVATAAAKTTRRRGGVRFEVLDVTKMATMRPDGHPGPYLFAHAYDGRPVPETVGNDCLHWCAPGLVDTFNDILAKMIVTGV; from the exons ATGGGTGCAACCACACAAGTGCTAGCAGATCATGGCCGTTGTTCCCTCCCTACCAAGCTTCTGGGTTGTTTTCTGTTTGCCCTCTTCACCTTGACACTAGTCTATTTCATCTTCTACTCCCCTCCAGCTTCTTTCATCTCTTACACCGATACCTTCGTCCAGTTGAAGACACATCATCAAACAACTAAGAACTCTTCTCTACCACCTCCTCAAG CATGGTTGCTATGCGACTACAGCGACGGTAAGTGGGTGTGGGATGACAGCGTCACCGGCCCACGGTACGACAGTGAGAACTGCGACATGAAGAGCACGGAGAAGTGCGTGGTCAACGGCAAGCCGGACAAGGGCTACCTGCACTGGCGCTGGCAACCCGCGGGGTGCAATCTCTCGGCGCTGAACCCGGCGGAGTTCCTCCGGCTGGTGCGGGGCAAACACCTGGCTTTCATCGGCGACTCCACGGCGCGGAACCAGGCGGAGGCCCTCGTGTGCTTCCTCTCCTCCGTGGCGCGGCCAGAGACGGCGCACCGGTACGAGGAGCGGCTGGGGCGCAAGTTCTGGCGCTGGGTCTTCCCGGCGCCGCACCGCGTCAACGTCAGCACGTACTGGTCGCCGTTGCTCGTGCGCGCCGAGGGCCACTCGGAGGACTACGCCATGACGCAGCAAGCGGTGGTCCTGGACGCGCTCACCGAGCCGTGGACGGCGGACGTCAGCGCCACGGACGTCGTGGTGATCTCGGCGGGGCACTGGTTCCCGCGCCCGGCCATGTACTACGAGGACGGGGAGGTCGTCGGGGTGTACTCCCGTCCGGACGTCAAAAAGACCGACATAGGGTACctcggcgtgtaccgcaaggTGATCCGGAGGACGCTCGAGTATGTCGATGCCAAGTCGTCGACCGGCGGCGACAAGCTCGTGGTGGTGGCGACCATCGCGCCGGCTCATTTTGACAGTAAGTACGGCTGGAACCACCGCGACGCGTGCTCGCGCACGAAGCCGTACGAGGAGGGGGAGGCAGAGGTGGCGACCGCGGACGCCGAGCTGAGGAAGGTCGTCCTGGAGGAGGTGGCGACGGCAGCAGCGAAGACGACGCGGCGGCGGGGCGGTGTGCGGTTCGAGGTGCTCGACGTGACGAAGATGGCGACCATGCGTCCCGATGGGCATCCCGGGCCCTACCTCTTCGCACACGCGTACGACGGGCGCCCCGTGCCGGAGACCGTGGGCAACGACTGCCTGCACTGGTGCGCGCCGGGGCTGGTCGACACGTTCAACGACATACTGGCGAAGATGATTGTTACCGGCGTCTGA
- the LOC136525866 gene encoding xyloglucan O-acetyltransferase 2-like, whose protein sequence is MGPYLQPLDHKASSKNPGCFLSKPTCAWLACGFLSLALLHLLCCSPAGTQRAALSPLLQYINNTYSFVSTVPGPPSAEETERSCNYAVGNWVWAPGHARRYNATECNAKESHDCIRNGRPDTGYLDWRWQPAGGCPLPAFDAAAFLSAVRGKHVAFVGDSMARNQAQSLICLLSAAFPYRLLYRDTGPGPRKHNFWRYAFPDYDVRVSFYWYPFLVRATGKAEDERVPYNHVHLDQPGDRWAADADTIDVAVLGAAHWLLNGAIYYNGSVVIGAHNAPAEMNYTGIGYAWPLRVAYRAAVERLMSTAGGRARTVVLATFSPSHFEGKSTKDPTACAKTEPYKEGESDMEWLYREVRDVVYDEANAARARSGNDSATRIEVLDVSKLASMRPDGHPGLYMHDHPFANGKTTEGMYSDCLHFCLPGPVDTFNEILLQILRKRR, encoded by the exons ATGGGACCGTACCTGCAGCCACTGGATCACAAGGCGTCGAGCAAAAATCCTGGCTGTTTCCTGTCCAAACCTACCTGCGCTTGGCTCGCCTGTGGTTTCCTCTCCttggctctcctccacctcctctgcTGCTCCCCCGCCGGCACTCAACGAGCAGCGCTCTCTCCTCTGCTCCAGTACATCAACAACACCTACTCCTTCGTCTCAACAGT TCCAGGTCCTCCATCAGCAGAAGAGACTGAGAGGAGCTGCAACTACGCGGTGGGGAACTGGGTGTGGGCGCCGGGCCACGCGCGGCGGTACAACGCAACCGAGTGCAACGCCAAGGAGAGCCACGACTGCATCCGCAACGGGCGGCCCGACACGGGGTACCTGGACTGGCGGTGGCAGCCGGCCGGCGGGTGCCCGCTGCCGGCGTTCGACGCCGCGGCGTTCCTGTCGGCGGTGCGCGGCAAGCACGTGGCGTTCGTGGGCGACTCCATGGCGCGGAACCAGGCGCAGtccctcatctgcctcctcagcGCCGCGTTCCCGTACCGCCTCCTGTACCGGGACACCGGCCCGGGCCCGCGCAAGCACAACTTCTGGCGGTACGCGTTCCCGGACTACGACGTGAGGGTGTCCTTCTACTGGTACCCGTTCCTCGTCAGGGCGACGGGCAAGGCCGAGGACGAGCGCGTCCCCTACAACCACGTGCACCTCGACCAGCCCGGCGACCGGTGGGCGGCCGACGCCGACACCATCGACGTGGCGGTGCTCGGCGCCGCGCACTGGCTGCTGAACGGGGCCATCTACTACAACGGCAGCGTGGTGATAGGCGCCCACAACGCGCCCGCGGAGATGAATTACACTGGCATCGGCTACGCGTGGCCGCTGCGCGTGGCGTACCGGGCGGCGGTGGAGCGGCTGATGAGCACCGCCGGCGGGCGGGCACGGACCGTGGTGCTGGCTACGTTCTCGCCGTCCCACTTCGAGGGCAAGTCGACCAAAGACCCCACGGCGTGCGCCAAGACGGAGCCGTACAAGGAGGGGGAGAGCGACATGGAGTGGCTGTACAGGGAGGTGCGGGACGTCGTCTACGACGAGGCGAACGCCGCCAGGGCTAGGAGCGGCAACGACAGCGCCACGAGGATCGAGGTGCTGGACGTGTCGAAGCTGGCGTCCATGCGGCCGGACGGCCACCCGGGCCTGTACATGCACGACCACCCGTTCGCCAACGGTAAGACGACGGAGGGGATGTATTCCGACTGCCTCCATTTCTGCCTGCCCGGCCCGGTCGACACCTTCAACGAGATATTGCTGCAGATCCTGAGGAAGAGGCGGTGA